TGATGAACCGCAAAAAACCAGGGTAATCGTTAAATTTGAAGAGGAAACAAATTTTTGGGTATTTCCGGTAGAAACAGTTTCTCTATCAGAGTCGGGATTTGAAAGGACTTATCAAGGAACCTCGGTAATGCCCTGGCTGAAATTTGAGCTTGAACCGGACGAAACAAAACATATAGATTTTAAGGTTATTATAGAGAGATTGTAAAAATGTTTTTAATCGCTTTTATTTCAATGTTTTTGGCACTGGATAATGCCATTGGAAATTTTATGATTTCCCGGCCTTTTATTTCAGGCATAATAACCGGCTATTTTATGGGCGATATAAAAACCGGTTTGTTAATCGGGACTTTTATTGAAATTGTGTGGATAGATGTTTTTCCGATAGGGACCTACGTGGCTCCCGAACTGATGGTCAGCGCGATTCTTTCAGTTTATTGGTCGCTGGCTCCCGGGGGAAGCGTGCAATTTCATACTGTCGCGCTGGCAATCGGCCTGGCTGTGCCTTTAAGCATATTTTTCAGGATAGCGGATGTCTGGAACAGGCAATTCAATTCAAAATTATTGGCAATCATGGAGAAAAGGGTTGATAAAGGCAAAGAAAATGCTGTTTCCATATACGTATACATAAGCCTTCTTATTTTTGCAGCTAAAGCGTTTTTGTTTTTTATAGTGTTTTTGCCTTTGGGCAATGTTATACTTGATTGGGCTGAAAGTATTATTCCTTTATTTGTAAAACAGGGGCTGGACGCTTCGCTGAAATTTATACCGGTTCTGGGTTTCGCGGTAGCGTTCAATTTTTTCAGGAAAAAGAAATATGAAAGCACTTGATCTGGTAAAAATATTTTTCAGGTCATTTTTTATTCAGGCAGCCTGGAATTATGAGAGGATGCAGAATATCGGGTTTTTGTACGGGATAATGCCTGCGCTTAAAAAAATATATCCTGATAAAAACCAGAGGTTCGAAGTTGTTAAAAGCCATCTTGAATTTTTCAATACTCATCCTTACATGATAGGCATCCTTATGGGCATGACGGTTTCTCTTGAAGAAAAAACTGCAAAGGATGAAAAAGCGTCAACTTCGAGGAATATGATACAAGTTTCTAAAACCAATATGGCCGGCCCTCTGGCGGCAATAGGTGATGCGTTTTTTTGGGCTGTCTGGAGGCCTTTTTGTGCCTTGTTAGTAGTTTTTCCGGTTGTCATATTTTTCAAGGGAATCAATAATTTTGTTATCTGGTGGCTCTTTTTCGGTTTTCTGATTTTTTATAATTCCCTCAATATCTATTTGCGGTATTACGGCGTTTTTATGGGCTACCGGCTGAGGGAAAGAATAATAAAAAATATATCACGCTGGAATATTCAGCGAATTATCAGTACAGTAAGAATTGCGGGTTTCATAACAGTTTGTATAGCGGCGATTTTGTATTTCATTATAGACCTTTCAAGCATGAGGGAAAAAGCGCTAGCAGTGTTGGTTTTTTGCGCCGGAACTTACTTATACAGAAAAGGAGTGTCGTCAACTAAATTATTTTATGGTCTGTTATTTACTGTTATTCTGGTTTGTTTAGCGAGGATATAAATAATGCAGGAAACAAATTTAACTGTTAGGAATAAATTGGGTTTACATGCAAGGCCTGCAGCCATGTTCGTTCAGCTGACTACAAAATACAAGTCAGCTATAAAAGTTTTTAAAGGAGACCAGGAAGTGGACGGTAAAAGTATCATGGGCCTGATGACCCTTGCCGCTGAAATGGGCTCGCAAATCAAGATAGTCGCTGAAGGCGAAGATGAACAGGATTTGATAAATGGAATATCCGAATTAGTCGAAAATAGATTCAACGAAGACTGAGTTGGAATAAATTTAGCGAAATAGAAACTATAAGGACCAATCATGGAACAAACAACAAAGCAGACAAATGTTTTTAAAGGGGTAATCGCGTCCAGCGGGATTGCTATCGGAAAAATATTCCTTATTGAAGAAGAAGAATTTGCGATAGTCCCCAGGAAGATTCCTAAACAAAACGTAAAAAAAGAAGTAGGCCGGTTCAAAATCGCCGTGGCGGGAGTAACAGAAGAGCTTGCTATAGCCAAGAAAGAAATTATTAAAGTATTCGGTAAAGAGCACTCGCTACTGGCTGACGCGCATCTGCTGATGCTCGAAGACCCGCTGCTTAACAGAGACGTAATAAGAAGAATCAATGAAGAAGGCGTGAACGCAGAATATGCTTTGTGGACCGTCGTTGAAAAAGTAGTCCAGTCTTTTGAAAAAATTGACGACGAATATTTCCGCGAGAGAAAAAATGATATTCAGGAAATAGGAAAGAGGATCATGAGGCAGTTGACGGGCCCTTATCACAGGGCGATTGCAGAAGCAGGGAAAGGTTCTATAATCGTCGCTCACAGCCTGGGGCCTTCGGATACAATTAAGCTTAAAGAAAGAAACGTAGGGGCTTTTGTCACAGATGTCGGCGGAAGGACTTCGCATATAGCTTTATTTGCCCAGGACCTGGATATTCCCGCAGTCGTGGGGTTAAAAAATTTGACCTTAACAGCCAACCATGAAGACGATATAATAGTCGACGGTAATCAGGGCCTGGTAATACTTAACCCCGATGAACAGACTCTGGGAAATTATAAACGCGAATATGACAGCCAGATAGCGGAAAAACATGAACTAGAAAAACTCAGGGACCTTCCTGCGCAGACAAGCGACGGGCACAGGGTCGCGCTGGCGTGCAATGTTGATTCACCTGAGGAGGTAAAAACAGTATTAAACTCAGGGTCGGAAGGGATAGGGCTTTTAAGAACTGAGTTTATTTATCTTAAAGAAAACAAAATGCCTTCCGAAGAACAGCAATACGAAATCTGTAAAAAGGTAGTCCATAAAATGCTGCCTTACTCAGTGATAATCAGAACGCTTGACCTGGGAGGGGATAAACTCATGCAGATGGGTTTTGAGGGTTTCACGCATGAAAGCAATCCTTTTCTGGGCCTGCGGGCCATCAGATTGTGCTTTAAATACCCGGAGATATTTAAAGCGCAGCTGCGCGCAATTTTACGCGCGTCAAAAGAAGGTAAAGTTAAAATCATGTTTCCCATGATTTCCAGCGTAGAAGAATTCAAGAGGGCAAAAAAATATCTTGAGGAAGCAAAAAGCGAATTACAGAACAAAGGGCTAGAGTTTCATGAAAAAATTGAAGTCGGCGCGATGATAGAAATACCTTCCGCGGCTCTTACCGCAGATCTTATTGCCCGGGAGGCGGATTTTCTTTCAATCGGGACTAATGACCTGATTCAGTATACATTTGCAGTAGATAGGATGAACGAATCGGTTGCATATATGTATGAACCAATGCATCTTGCCATTTTGCGCCTAATCAAACGAATCATTGACGCGGGCCACCAGGCAGGCAAGTGGGTTGGCATGTGCGGCGAGATGGCAGCGGACACATCATTTACGTCGATATTAGTGGGCCTGGGCCTGGATGAATTCAGTATTCCGCCGATTGCTGTTCCAAAAATAAAAAAGGCTATAAGGTCTATAACTTTAGCGGACGCGCAAGACCTGGCTCGCGAAGTGCTAAGCAATAATGACCGGGAAGCAGCGGTGAGCGCAATTAGAAGAAATCACATTACATGAATATAAGAAATTTTTGCATCATAGCGCACATTGACCACGGCAAAAGCACCCTGGCAGACAGAATCCTTGAATACACTCATACTTCAGGCTTTGATTTGTCTAAACCCCAGATGCTTGACAGCATGGATCTGGAACGCGAGAGAGGCATAACCATAAGGTCAAAAACAGTAAAATTAAATTATCGCGCTAAAGACGGCAATGATTACATACTTAACTTAATTGACACTCCCGGCCACGTTGATTTTTCTTATGAAGTATCCCGCGCAATGATTGCATCTGAAGGGGCCATATTGTTAGTGGACGCTTCCCAGGGAGTAGAAGCGCAGACACTGGCTAACACAGCAACGGCAAAAAAGCACAACCTGAAAATAATACCTGTTATAAATAAAATCGACCTGCCTACCGCTGACATAGAAGGCACGGAGATGCAGATAATTGATATTTTAGAGCTGGAAGACGATGTAGTAAAAGTGAGCGCAAAAAGCGGGCTAGGAATTGAAGATGTCCTTGAAGCCATTGTAAAAAAAGTCCCGCCGCCTAAAGGCGACAAAAACTCAGACCTGCAAGCTGTTGTATTTGATTCTTTTTACGATCCATACCGCGGTGTTGTAGTTTATATGAGAGTATTTGAAGGCGAAATAAAGCGAGGCATGAAGATAACTCTTCTTTCTAATAATAAAACCTATGAAGTTTTAGAAACGGGGACAGTCGGTATAAAAATGCTGCCGACGGACATAATCTCAAGCGGAGAAGTGGGTTATCTGGTTGCAGGGATTAAAACAATTCATGACGTAAAAATCGGCGATACGATTGTTGAATACGGAAAAAGCCAGGAAAAAAAAGTCAACGAATTGCTTGATGCAAAACCTTTCGTATTTGCGGGAATTTTCCCCGTCAGTACAAGTGGTTACGATGAATTACGCATGGCTCTTGAAAAATTTAATCTCACCGATGCTTCCCTTGTATATAAAAATGTGAGTTCCAGCGCATTGGGCCCTGGTTTTCATTGCGGGTTTTTGGGTTCGCTTCACCTTGAAATTGTGAAAGAACGCCTGGAGCGGGAATTCAATTGCGACATTCTTATAACTTCCCCCAACGTTAATTATAAAGTTAAGATTAAAAATGACGACAAAATTCATGATATAGACAACCCGGCTAAAATCCCTTCCTGCAACGACATCGAATATATTGAAGAGCCCTATGTAAAGGCGACCATAGTTACTCC
The DNA window shown above is from Elusimicrobiota bacterium and carries:
- a CDS encoding PTS sugar transporter subunit IIC, whose amino-acid sequence is MFLIAFISMFLALDNAIGNFMISRPFISGIITGYFMGDIKTGLLIGTFIEIVWIDVFPIGTYVAPELMVSAILSVYWSLAPGGSVQFHTVALAIGLAVPLSIFFRIADVWNRQFNSKLLAIMEKRVDKGKENAVSIYVYISLLIFAAKAFLFFIVFLPLGNVILDWAESIIPLFVKQGLDASLKFIPVLGFAVAFNFFRKKKYEST
- a CDS encoding PTS system mannose/fructose/sorbose family transporter subunit IID — translated: MKALDLVKIFFRSFFIQAAWNYERMQNIGFLYGIMPALKKIYPDKNQRFEVVKSHLEFFNTHPYMIGILMGMTVSLEEKTAKDEKASTSRNMIQVSKTNMAGPLAAIGDAFFWAVWRPFCALLVVFPVVIFFKGINNFVIWWLFFGFLIFYNSLNIYLRYYGVFMGYRLRERIIKNISRWNIQRIISTVRIAGFITVCIAAILYFIIDLSSMREKALAVLVFCAGTYLYRKGVSSTKLFYGLLFTVILVCLARI
- a CDS encoding HPr family phosphocarrier protein, whose translation is MQETNLTVRNKLGLHARPAAMFVQLTTKYKSAIKVFKGDQEVDGKSIMGLMTLAAEMGSQIKIVAEGEDEQDLINGISELVENRFNED
- the ptsP gene encoding phosphoenolpyruvate--protein phosphotransferase, with product MEQTTKQTNVFKGVIASSGIAIGKIFLIEEEEFAIVPRKIPKQNVKKEVGRFKIAVAGVTEELAIAKKEIIKVFGKEHSLLADAHLLMLEDPLLNRDVIRRINEEGVNAEYALWTVVEKVVQSFEKIDDEYFRERKNDIQEIGKRIMRQLTGPYHRAIAEAGKGSIIVAHSLGPSDTIKLKERNVGAFVTDVGGRTSHIALFAQDLDIPAVVGLKNLTLTANHEDDIIVDGNQGLVILNPDEQTLGNYKREYDSQIAEKHELEKLRDLPAQTSDGHRVALACNVDSPEEVKTVLNSGSEGIGLLRTEFIYLKENKMPSEEQQYEICKKVVHKMLPYSVIIRTLDLGGDKLMQMGFEGFTHESNPFLGLRAIRLCFKYPEIFKAQLRAILRASKEGKVKIMFPMISSVEEFKRAKKYLEEAKSELQNKGLEFHEKIEVGAMIEIPSAALTADLIAREADFLSIGTNDLIQYTFAVDRMNESVAYMYEPMHLAILRLIKRIIDAGHQAGKWVGMCGEMAADTSFTSILVGLGLDEFSIPPIAVPKIKKAIRSITLADAQDLAREVLSNNDREAAVSAIRRNHIT
- the lepA gene encoding translation elongation factor 4 codes for the protein MNIRNFCIIAHIDHGKSTLADRILEYTHTSGFDLSKPQMLDSMDLERERGITIRSKTVKLNYRAKDGNDYILNLIDTPGHVDFSYEVSRAMIASEGAILLVDASQGVEAQTLANTATAKKHNLKIIPVINKIDLPTADIEGTEMQIIDILELEDDVVKVSAKSGLGIEDVLEAIVKKVPPPKGDKNSDLQAVVFDSFYDPYRGVVVYMRVFEGEIKRGMKITLLSNNKTYEVLETGTVGIKMLPTDIISSGEVGYLVAGIKTIHDVKIGDTIVEYGKSQEKKVNELLDAKPFVFAGIFPVSTSGYDELRMALEKFNLTDASLVYKNVSSSALGPGFHCGFLGSLHLEIVKERLEREFNCDILITSPNVNYKVKIKNDDKIHDIDNPAKIPSCNDIEYIEEPYVKATIVTPTEFTSNVVELCKGNRGKVIEIRQLEGFKSVMVFDMPLAEIIVGFYDALKSVSKGYASFDYEQTGYKKSVLEKLEVLINYEIVDAFSFIVHESNIDKIANRLIEKLRKTIPRQMFQIPLQVKADNRIVARDDISAIRKDVLAKCYGGDISRKRKLLEKQKEGKKKMKQFGRVEIPQETFLALLKIQD